Sequence from the Aromatoleum petrolei genome:
GACCTGCTGGCGTGGTTCACGACCGGGACGCGCCTTGCGAGCGCGCCGGCCGAACAGACTCCGCGCGCCGCGGCGCCCGCCGCCGCGGCCAAGCTCGCGGGAGCGGCGTGATGGCTTTCGGCAGCTTCAACGAGCAGGGCGGCTCAGCCCCGATGAGCGAGATCAACATGGTCCCCCTCATCGACGTGATGCTGGTGCTGCTGATCGTGTTCATGATCACCGCGCCACTGCTCACGCATTCGGTCAAGATCGACCTGCCGACGGCGGCGAGCCAGGCCAGCAACGAGAAGCCAGACACGGTGACGCTGGCGCTCGACGCAGCCGGCGCGCTGTACTGGAACGACCAGAAGATCGGCGACGACGAACTCGCCGCGCGACTCGCAGCGGCTGCAGCGCAGCCGGTGCAGCCCGAGCTGCATCTGCGCGCCGACCGCGAGACGCGCTACCAGAAACTGGCCGAGATCATGTCGGCGGCACGCACCGCAGGCATCCAGAAGATGGGTTTCATCACCGTTCCCGAGCACTAACCGACGGGGGCCGCCAGGCCCCCGTCGCGCGTTTCACCCCCGCCCCCTCTCCCGCAAGCCCCCGTCTCGCAGCAGAAGCTGCTGCCGGGAACCCTGCGCTGCAATACGATACAAAGCAGCAGCGCACATTCGCTATGCTTGCGCCGAGCTGCATGCCGGATCCCCGCGACTCCAGCGCAGCGGAATATCCGGATATCCATTTGCCAACCCGTGGCGCAGCGGGGGAAGATTCGCCGCGATGCGCCACAATCCGCCACAATCAAAGTACCTGTCGAACGAAAACATGACTTCATCCCCCGCGTCCAAGCCGCGCCGACTGCGCCGCGCCGTGATTGCCCTGGTCACCCTGGGCGTGCTCGGAACGGGCGGCTGGTTTGCATGGACCAAGTATTTCTCGCCACCGGACGAATCGGCGCGCTACCAGTTCGCGACCGTGACGCGCGGCGACATCGAGGATGTCGTCACGGCCACCGGCACGCTGCAGCCGCGCGACTATGTCGACGTCGGCGCCCAGGTGTCGGGCCAGCTGAAGAAGATCCACGTCGAGGTCGGCTCGGAGGTGAAGGCAGGCGACCTGCTCGCCGAGATCGACCCCATCGTGCTGCAGAGCCGCGTCGATGCGACCCGCGCACAACTGCGCAACCTGCGCGCGCAGCTGATGGACCGCGAGGCGAGCCGCACGCTCGCCGATGTGCAGGTGAAGCGCCAGCGCAACCTGATGGCCGAGGACGCCACCACGCGCGAGAGTCTGCAGAATGCCGAAGCGGCGCTGCAGTCGGCTCAGGCGCAGGTCGAGTCGATCAAGGCGCAGATCGACCAGACCGAGTCGAACCTGCGCGCGGACGAGGCCAACCTGAACTACGCACGCATCTACGCGCCGATGGCGGGCACCGTGGTGTCAATCACCGCGCGCCAGGGCCAGACGCTGATCGCGAGCCAGCAGGCGCCCGTCATCCTGCGCGTCGCCGACCTGTCGACCATGACTGTGCAGACCCAGGTATCGGAAGCGGACGTGAGCCGCCTGCGCCTGGGCATGGACGCCTACTTCACGATCCTCGGCGGCGAAGGGCGACGCTGGGAGGGTAAGCTGCGCAAGATCGAACCCACCCCGGTGGTGCAGAACAACGTCGTGCTCTACAACGCGCTGTTCGACGTCTCCAACCCCAACCAGGCGCTGATGACGCAGATGACGGCGCAGGTGTTCTTCATCGTCGCATCGGCCAAGGACACGCTGCTGGTGCCGATGTCGGCGCTCGCGGCGGGACGCGGCGAACGCCTGAAGACGGCGGCGACGGGCGGGGAGGCACGCTCCGCGGGAGATCCGGGTGCCGGCAAGGCCGCGGCGGACGCGCCGAAAGCGCCCGACGCGAAGAAGGGCGCAGGGCGCGCGCCGCGTACCGTGACGATCAAGATCGCCCCGGCCGAAGGGCCGCTGCAGGACCGCCAGGTGGAGATCGGCGTGCGCAGCCGCATCCATGCTCAGGTGCTGTCCGGCCTCGAGGAAGGGGAGCGGGTGGTGTCCGGCATGGCCCCCGCGGACAAGGGCGGCAACGGCAGCGGGCCGCGCCGCACGCCACGCATATGAAAGCCGAACCGCAGATCGCCGGCCTGGATGCGGATTCGCCACGGCGCCAGCCCTCAGGCGAGCCGCTGATCGAGCTGTCGGGCATCACCAAGACCTTCCGCACCGGCGAGCTTGCCGTCGAGGTGCTGCACGGCATCGACCTGACGATCTATCCGGGCGAGTTCGTCGCCATCGTTGGCAGCTCGGGGTCGGGCAAGTCAACGCTGATGAACATCCTCGGCTGCCTCGACCGCCCGACCAGCGGCACCTACCGGTTCATGGGGCGGGACGTCGCCGGGTTCGACCGCGACGAGCTGGCACGCCTGCGGCGCGAGACCTTCGGCTTCGTGTTCCAGAGCTACAACCTGATCGGCGGCGCCAGTGCGCGCGAGAACGTCGAGGTGCCGGCGGTCTATTCCGGCATGCCGCCGCCCGAACGCCACGCGCGCGCGACGGAACTGCTGACGACGCTGGGCCTCGGCGAACGCACGAAGAACCGCCCCAGCCAGCTCTCCGGCGGCCAGCAGCAACGCGTGTCGATTGCGCGCGCGCTGATGAACGGCGGGCGCGTGATCCTCGCCGACGAGCCGACCGGCGCGCTCGACAGCAAGAGCGGCGCCGAGGTGATGCAGCTGCTGCGCGAGCTCTCCGCGGCGGGGCACACGATCATCCTGATCACGCACGAACGCGAGGTCGCCGACCAGGCACAGCGCATCATCGAGATCCGTGACGGCAACGTCGTGTCCGACCCGGGCCCGCGTCCGCCCGCGGGCCCCGAACCCGACTTCGCGCCGCACATCGACCGCACCTCGCACCTGTCGGACCTGGTCGAAGCGACGCGCACGGCGCTGCGGGCACTGCGCGCCAACCTGTTCCGCGCCGCGCTGACGCTGCTCGGCATCGTCATCGGCGTCGCCGCGGTGATCGCGATGCTCGCAATCGGCGACGGTGCCAAGCAGGACGTCATCGACCGCATCAGCTCGATGGGCACCAACCTCCTGACGGTGCGGCCGGGCGCACCGAACCAGCGCGGCCGGGACACCACCGCGACGCTGGTGCGCGAGGACGTGGAAGCCATCCTCGAGCTTCCCAACGTCCTCGCCGCAGTGCCGGAACAGAGCACCGGCGTGACAGTGCGCCACGGCAACGCCGACCACCGCACGTCCGCCACGGCGACGGGCGCCGACTACACGATCGCGCGCGACTGGCCGCTCGCGCAGGGCACTTTCTTCAGTGCAGCCGACGAGCGACGCTTTGCGACGGTCACCGTCATCGGCCAGACGGTGGCGAAGGCCCTGTTCGGCGACGAGGATCCGATCGGCAAATACGTGCTCGTGAACAACCTCGTATTCCAAGTGGTCGGGGTGATGGGGCCGATGGGTGCGACGCCGTGGGGCTCCGACCAGGACGACGTGATCTTCGTGCCCTTCACCACCGGCAGCCTGCGCCTCACGGGCCAGCGCCACCTGCGCAGTGCCATCGTCGCGGTGGAGGACGTCAACCAGATCGACGACACGCAGGAGGCCGTGCGCGCGCTGCTGCAGACGCGCCATTCGGGCGTCGAGGACTTCCAGATCCGCAACATGGCGCAGGTGATCGAGAACGTATCGGAAACGCAGAACACCCTGACCGTGCTGCTCGGCACCGTCGCGGCGATTTCCCTGCTGGTGGGCGGCATCGGCGTCATGAACATCATGCTGGTGTCGGTCACCGAGCGCACGCGCGAGATCGGCATCCGCATGGCGACCGGCGCGCGCATGAAGAACATCCTGCAACAGTTCCTGATCGAGGCGCTGGTGGTGTCCGCGCTGGGCGGGCTGATCGGGGTGGTCGTCGGCCTCGGCTCCGCGGCAGTGATCGAGGCCTTCGACAAGCCTGTCGTGTATTCGCTGCCCCCCGTACTGCTCGCCTTCGGTTGCGCTTTCGCCACCGGCCTGATCTTCGGTTACCTGCCCGCGCGCAAGGCAGCCCGCCTCGACCCGGTGGTTGCCCTTGCGTCGGAGTGATCCCTCGATGAGTCGCCCCCTCTCCTTTTCCGTCCGTTCGCGCCGCCTCGTGCCGGCGCTCGCAGCTTGCCTCGCCCTGTCCGCATGCGCGGTCACCGAGCCGGCGACGCGCGCCGACATGGCCCTCCCGGCCGCATGGGGCGAAGTCGCCAACGGCACCGAGCGCCCCGATCCGCAGTGGTGGCGCAGCTTCGGCTCGAACGAACTAGCCGCGCTGATCGCGACGGCCGTCTCGGACAACCCCGATTTCCGCGCCGCCGTCGAGCGCGTGCGCCAGGCCGAGATCGCGCTGCGCGTGGCCGGCGCATCCCTGCTGCCGGCTGCGAGCGTGAGCGCTGATTCCGGTTGGCGGCGCAGCGATGCGGGCGACGGCGCGCGTGCCGTCGATAGCGAATCGTCCGGTGCGAGCCTCGTCATCCGCTACGAAGTCGACCTGTGGGGGCGGCTCGCCGCAGGCGTGCGCGGCGCGGAGGCGAGCTTTTCAGTCAGCCGTCACGATCACGATGCGGCGCGCCTGACGCTGGTCGCGGGCGTCGCGAACACCTATTTCGAGCTGCTGGCCGCGCGCGAGCGGCTCGTCATCGCACGCGACAACCTCGCGATCGCCGAGCGCGTGTTCGGCATCGTCGAGACGCGCTACCGCAACGGCGCGGCGTCGGCCCTCGACGTGAGCCGCCAGCGCAGCACCGTGCTCGCGCAGCGCGCGGCCCTGCTGCCGCTCGAGACGCTGGAGCGACAGACCCGGAGCGCGCTGGCCTTGCTCGTGGGGCGCCCGCCACAGGACTTCCACGTCGAGGAAGAAGCGTTCGCATCGCTCGCCGTGCCGTCGGTCGCGCCCGGTCTGCCCGCCGAACTGCTCGCGCGCCGCCCCGACCTCGCCAGCGCCGAGGCCCAGCTCCTCGCGGCCGACGCCGACGTCGCGGCAGCGCGTGCAGCGCTGCTGCCGCGGATCGAACTTTCCGGCTCTGCCGGCCTGGCCAGCACCGCCCTCTTGTCGTTGGCGAATCCCGCCAGCACCCTCGGCCTGACCGCGGGGCTCGCGCACACCCTGTTCGACGGCGGGCGCCTGCGCAGCGACGTGGACGCAGCGCAATCGCGGAGACGCGCGCTGGTCGAGAACTACCGTTCGGCGGTGCATGTCGCGCTGAAGGAAGTGGAGGATGCGCTCGGCAGCGCCGACCGCGACCGCCGCCTCGAGGACAGCCAGCAGGAGATCCGGCGCGAAGCAGCACGCAGCCTGCGGCTGGCGGAGCTGCGCTACCGCGAAGGGGCGGATGAGCTGCTGACGGTGCTCGACGCGCAACGCACGCTGTTCCAGGCGCAGGACCAGCTCGCCCAACTCCGGCTCGCCCGCCTGACCGGCACCGTGGACCTCTACAAGGCGCTCGGCGGCGGCTGGTCCGTACCGGGCTGATCGCACGTCCCCGGCCGGCCAGCTCCCCGCGCCTTCGGCGCGGATCATGACGATTGTCATGCACAAGATGGGAGCATATGCCGTTGTAGCGAGCCATGCCAGGCCATACCCTGTTGGTCGTAGGCGTGCCCCTGGCCTCACCGGCCAGCGGCACGCGTTGCGAACACATGGGGAGGGCATCATGTGGGCATCCGCTTTCGCTGATTCCGGCTACCGCGGCACGCACCATTCGCCGGGCAGCGTTCCGGTTCCCTGTGCGGCGAGTGCTGCGCACAAGGTTGCGTGTCGGGCCGCGATCAGTTCCGGTGTATGCGGCTACAAGTGCGGCCGGTACTGCTACGGGGTCGCCGGATGCAGCGTGCTTGCCCAGGTGCGCGCCCTGGTCGAACGGCTGTACGCGCGGCGCGGCTATCGGACGTCCTCGACGACGTCGCACGTGGATTCGGCGCACCGCCTCGTGTTCGCCGGCGCCAACCGCGGGCAGGTGATCGCGACCATCACCTTGGGGCTCGATTCGCCCGCCGGGCTGCTCGTCGACGAGCTGTACGGCACGGAGATTGCCGTGTTCCGCCGGATGAAGCGCCGGATCTGCGAACTGTCGGCCTTCGCGGTCGACCCTCAGTACAGCTCGCAGGGCGTGCTCTCCGCACTGTTCCATCTCGCGTACCTGTACGGACGGACGCGGCACCGCGTCAGCGACGCCTTCATCGAGGTGAATCCCCGTCATGCGGGGTTCTACGAGCGACTGTTCCGCTTCCGCCGCATCGGCGAAGTCCGCCAGTGCCCGCGCGTGGAGGCCCCCGCCGTGCTGATGCACCTGGATCTCGAGCGTGTCGGCACCCACGACGTGTCGTCCGGCGAATCCGGCACGACGCTCGAACCGGTTCCCGGCGCGGACGCCATTGCGACCGCACGGACCGAGGCAGGCCATCCGGCCCTGATGCACGACTGACGAGCATCTCGCAGCACGCCCCACGGAGCGCCCGAACGCCGATCTCGTTCGGCCATCGCGCCGTCGTCACAATCTTTATTGCGATTAATTCTCATTGTCGTTATTATTTGCAACAGCATTCAACCAATCAGCGTATTCCCGATCATTTCCAGCATCCGCCAGATAGAGGAAACCTCATGTTCCGCCTTCCGCTCCGCCCCTTGACTGTAGCCGCTCTCGCCGCCCTTTCGCTTTCGGCACAGGCCCTCGAATATCCGATCGGCACGCCGCAACAGCGCAACGGCATGGAGATCGCGGCCGTCTACCTGCAGCCGATCGACATGGAACCGGAAGGCATGATGAAGAAGGCGGCGGAGTCCGACATCCACATCGAGGCTGACGTCCGCGCGCTGGCGAACAACCCCAACGGCTTCGAGGAAGGCAGCTGGATCCCCTACCTGACGGTGAAGTTCGAGATCGCCAAGGTCGGCAGCGACTGGAAGCTCGCCGGCGAGTTCATGCCCATGGTCGCCAGCGACGGTCCGCACTACGGCGACAACATCAAGCTCGCCGGCCCGGGCAAGTACAAGGTCAAATACACGATTCTGCCGCCGGGCGCGAACCACGGCAGCCACTTCGGCCGCCACACCGACCGCGGCACCGGCGTGCGCCCGTGGTTCAAGGCCTTCGAGGTCGAGAACGAATTCACCTACGCCGGCATCGGCAAGAAGGGCGGCTACTGATGCGGGCCGCAGGCATCGCACGCACGGCGATCGCGGTCGTCGTGGCTGGTTTGTCCTGCGCGAGCCAGGCGGCGCCGACGGCGCAGGATAAACTCCTCGCCGAACTGAAGCGTCTGGCCGAGCGCATCGAGAAGCTCGAGAAGCGCAACACCGAGCTTGAGACCAAGCTCGCCGCGGGTGCGGCGGCGCCGGCGGCGGCCCTCGCGCAACGCGTCCAGGCGCTGGAGCAGGCAAATCACGAGCTGAACGCAAGCCTCGCGAGCGACCGCATCAGCGAGAACGAACCCGAGCTCGCGATCCGGCTCAAGGCCGTCGAGGAGCGGACCAACTCGATGGGCGCGCCGACCAAGCTCGCGAGCGCACTCGAAGGGATCACGATCGAAGGCAGCGTCGCCGCCGTGGCCCAGCAGGTCAACGGGCGAGCACGCGACAACGGCGAGCGCGAATCTCAGCTGTCGTGGCGCGGCGACCTCGGCATTACGCTGCCCGCCGGCGATATCGGCCGCGGGACCGGGGAGTTCTTCACCCAGCTGCGCATGGGTCAGGGCGACAGCTTCACGCGCCTGAATCCGACCTTCACCGGCGCCTTCAACAGCCTCGCGTTCCAGGCCGGGGGCGGCTCGGAGGAAACCTACGCGATCGTCGCGCAGGCGTGGTACCAGCTCACGACGCCGCTCGGGGACAGCGCGAATTCGCCTCATAGCGTGCAGTTCACGGCCGGCAAGATGGACCCCTTCGTGTTCTTCGACCAGAACACGATCGCCGATAACGAGGCCGAGAAGTTCCTCAACAACGTCTTCGTGCACAACCCGCTGCTCGACTCGGGCGGCGCGGTCGGCGCCGACAACTACGGCTTCACGCCGGGCATGCGCCTCGCCTACCGCAACGAGATGGACGAGCCCGACTGGTGGCAGATCTCGCTCGCGGCCTTCGGCGCCGGCGAAGGCGCGAAGTTCGGACGCAGCTTCGACAAACCCTTCGTGATCGGCCAGCTCGAATACGGCCGCAAGGACCAGGGCTTCGACGGCAACTATCGTCTGTACGCGTGGCGCAACGGCCAGTACGAGGGCTTCGACGGCTCGCGCGCCCCGGCCACCGGCTGGGGCGCGAGCATCGACCAGCGCGTGCATGAGGACGTCACGCTGTTCGCGCGCTACGGCCAGGCGACCTCGGGCAAGGCGCCGTTCGACCGCGCCGTCACGGTGGGCGCGGAGCTGACGGGCAACGCGTGGGGCCGCGGCGCCGATAGCATCGGCCTCGCGTGGGGTTGGCTGCGCGCGAGCAAGGACTTCCGCCGCGAAGCTGCCGGACTGCTCGACGACGAGGGCAATTTCCTCTTCGGCTACACCCCGAGCGGGGCCGAGCAGGTCGCCGAGCTGTACTACCGCTGGCACCTGAACGACCAGCTGTCGCTGACGCCCGACCTGCAGTACGTGCGTCGCGCCGCCGCCAACCGCGACGCGAAAAACATGACCGCGTTCGGGGTGCGCGCGCTGTATGCGTTCTGAACGCACACTCCCTTCCGCCCTACCCGGCTTCCCGCCGGGCGGGGCTTTTGCATGTCCACGGTGAGAACCCGCCAGCCATGAAAACTCCAGCCAGCCTGATCACCTCCGTCCTCGGCATCGTCGTCCCCGCTGCCATCCTCCTCGCTCCCGTCACTGCACGCGCCGACATGCCGACCTTCGAGGTCGTCGCCGAGAACGGCCGCTTCACGCCCGAGACGATCGAGGTCCCCGCCAACACCCGCTTCCGCCTGCAACTGACGAACCGCAACGTGGGGCCGGAGGAGTTCGAAACGAGCACGCCGTTCAAGGAGTTGGTGGTGGGGCCGGGGGTCACGCGCAGCACGATCTTTCCGCCGTTGAAGCCGGGCAGCTACCCCTTCTTCGGCGAATTCCATCCCGAGACGGCGAAGGGTCGTTTCGTCGCGAAGTAAGGCTTTCCGGAGGCTGGCATCATGGGCAACGCACTGTTCATCGTGTGGCGCGAGAGCGTCGAGGCGATTCTGATCATCAGCATCCTGCTCGCGTGGATCCGAGACCGCGACGATGCGCACGTAGGGGTGCGCCACCTGTGGGCGGGGGTCGGAGGCGGCCTCGCACTCGCGGGCTTCATCGCGCTGGCGATGCTGGGGGTGCACGGCTGGCTCGCGGCCGACGCGCTGGACCTCTTCCAGACCGCCATCGTGTTCGCCGCGGCCGCCTTGATCACGCACATGGTGCTGTGGATGCGCTCGCACGGGCGCCACATGAAGCGCGAACTCGAAGCGGGGCTTGCGCGCGCAGCCGATACGGCCGGCGGAGCGTCCGTCGCGCTGCTCGCCGCGATCGCGGTCGGGCGCGAAGGCGCCGAAACCGTGTTGTTCCTTTACGGGCTGGCGATGGAGCAATCCGGCAGCACGCTCGCACAGCTCTTCGCGGGGGCCGGCATCGGCTTCATCCTGGCGCTCGCAACCGCGTGGCTGATCCTTTCGGGGGCACGCTGGCTGCCCGGGCGCGTGTTCTTCCGCGCCAGCGAGGTCGTACTCCTCTTGCTCGCCGCCGCACTGCTGGTGTCCGGAGTCGAGCGCCTGATCGACCTGGAGTGGCTGCCGCCGCTCATGGAGCCGGTGTGGGACAGTTCCGCCCTGCTCGAGGACGGCAGCACGGCGGGCGGCATCGCCGCGGCCTTCGCCGGCTATCGCGCGCAACCTTCGCTGATGGTGCTGATCGCCTGGCTCGGCTACTGGGGGATGGTCGCCTTGCTCGGGCGCCTGCAACGGAGGTCCGCGGCATGAACACCTGCACGATGCCTGCCTCGGCCGCTCCCGCCCGCCCGCGCCTCGCCCGGGTCGGCGACCTGATGCGCCGCCACCGTGCGTGGATCGTCGGCGTGCAGTGGGCGATCCTCGCCGCCTACCTCTTCCTCGTCATCACGCCCGCCTTCCTGCCGCTGCCGGATTCGGACGCGCACCTGTGGAACAACCTCACGCTGTTCGCGCAGTTCGCGTTCTGGGGCATCTGGTGGCCCTTCGTGCTGGTGTCGATGATGCTGATGGGGCGCGTGTGGTGCGGCGT
This genomic interval carries:
- a CDS encoding ExbD/TolR family protein, with the translated sequence MAFGSFNEQGGSAPMSEINMVPLIDVMLVLLIVFMITAPLLTHSVKIDLPTAASQASNEKPDTVTLALDAAGALYWNDQKIGDDELAARLAAAAAQPVQPELHLRADRETRYQKLAEIMSAARTAGIQKMGFITVPEH
- a CDS encoding FTR1 family iron permease, with amino-acid sequence MGNALFIVWRESVEAILIISILLAWIRDRDDAHVGVRHLWAGVGGGLALAGFIALAMLGVHGWLAADALDLFQTAIVFAAAALITHMVLWMRSHGRHMKRELEAGLARAADTAGGASVALLAAIAVGREGAETVLFLYGLAMEQSGSTLAQLFAGAGIGFILALATAWLILSGARWLPGRVFFRASEVVLLLLAAALLVSGVERLIDLEWLPPLMEPVWDSSALLEDGSTAGGIAAAFAGYRAQPSLMVLIAWLGYWGMVALLGRLQRRSAA
- a CDS encoding iron transporter, which gives rise to MFRLPLRPLTVAALAALSLSAQALEYPIGTPQQRNGMEIAAVYLQPIDMEPEGMMKKAAESDIHIEADVRALANNPNGFEEGSWIPYLTVKFEIAKVGSDWKLAGEFMPMVASDGPHYGDNIKLAGPGKYKVKYTILPPGANHGSHFGRHTDRGTGVRPWFKAFEVENEFTYAGIGKKGGY
- a CDS encoding MacB family efflux pump subunit → MKAEPQIAGLDADSPRRQPSGEPLIELSGITKTFRTGELAVEVLHGIDLTIYPGEFVAIVGSSGSGKSTLMNILGCLDRPTSGTYRFMGRDVAGFDRDELARLRRETFGFVFQSYNLIGGASARENVEVPAVYSGMPPPERHARATELLTTLGLGERTKNRPSQLSGGQQQRVSIARALMNGGRVILADEPTGALDSKSGAEVMQLLRELSAAGHTIILITHEREVADQAQRIIEIRDGNVVSDPGPRPPAGPEPDFAPHIDRTSHLSDLVEATRTALRALRANLFRAALTLLGIVIGVAAVIAMLAIGDGAKQDVIDRISSMGTNLLTVRPGAPNQRGRDTTATLVREDVEAILELPNVLAAVPEQSTGVTVRHGNADHRTSATATGADYTIARDWPLAQGTFFSAADERRFATVTVIGQTVAKALFGDEDPIGKYVLVNNLVFQVVGVMGPMGATPWGSDQDDVIFVPFTTGSLRLTGQRHLRSAIVAVEDVNQIDDTQEAVRALLQTRHSGVEDFQIRNMAQVIENVSETQNTLTVLLGTVAAISLLVGGIGVMNIMLVSVTERTREIGIRMATGARMKNILQQFLIEALVVSALGGLIGVVVGLGSAAVIEAFDKPVVYSLPPVLLAFGCAFATGLIFGYLPARKAARLDPVVALASE
- a CDS encoding efflux transporter outer membrane subunit yields the protein MSRPLSFSVRSRRLVPALAACLALSACAVTEPATRADMALPAAWGEVANGTERPDPQWWRSFGSNELAALIATAVSDNPDFRAAVERVRQAEIALRVAGASLLPAASVSADSGWRRSDAGDGARAVDSESSGASLVIRYEVDLWGRLAAGVRGAEASFSVSRHDHDAARLTLVAGVANTYFELLAARERLVIARDNLAIAERVFGIVETRYRNGAASALDVSRQRSTVLAQRAALLPLETLERQTRSALALLVGRPPQDFHVEEEAFASLAVPSVAPGLPAELLARRPDLASAEAQLLAADADVAAARAALLPRIELSGSAGLASTALLSLANPASTLGLTAGLAHTLFDGGRLRSDVDAAQSRRRALVENYRSAVHVALKEVEDALGSADRDRRLEDSQQEIRREAARSLRLAELRYREGADELLTVLDAQRTLFQAQDQLAQLRLARLTGTVDLYKALGGGWSVPG
- a CDS encoding cupredoxin domain-containing protein; this translates as MKTPASLITSVLGIVVPAAILLAPVTARADMPTFEVVAENGRFTPETIEVPANTRFRLQLTNRNVGPEEFETSTPFKELVVGPGVTRSTIFPPLKPGSYPFFGEFHPETAKGRFVAK
- a CDS encoding efflux RND transporter periplasmic adaptor subunit, with the protein product MTSSPASKPRRLRRAVIALVTLGVLGTGGWFAWTKYFSPPDESARYQFATVTRGDIEDVVTATGTLQPRDYVDVGAQVSGQLKKIHVEVGSEVKAGDLLAEIDPIVLQSRVDATRAQLRNLRAQLMDREASRTLADVQVKRQRNLMAEDATTRESLQNAEAALQSAQAQVESIKAQIDQTESNLRADEANLNYARIYAPMAGTVVSITARQGQTLIASQQAPVILRVADLSTMTVQTQVSEADVSRLRLGMDAYFTILGGEGRRWEGKLRKIEPTPVVQNNVVLYNALFDVSNPNQALMTQMTAQVFFIVASAKDTLLVPMSALAAGRGERLKTAATGGEARSAGDPGAGKAAADAPKAPDAKKGAGRAPRTVTIKIAPAEGPLQDRQVEIGVRSRIHAQVLSGLEEGERVVSGMAPADKGGNGSGPRRTPRI
- a CDS encoding N-acyl amino acid synthase FeeM domain-containing protein, which gives rise to MWASAFADSGYRGTHHSPGSVPVPCAASAAHKVACRAAISSGVCGYKCGRYCYGVAGCSVLAQVRALVERLYARRGYRTSSTTSHVDSAHRLVFAGANRGQVIATITLGLDSPAGLLVDELYGTEIAVFRRMKRRICELSAFAVDPQYSSQGVLSALFHLAYLYGRTRHRVSDAFIEVNPRHAGFYERLFRFRRIGEVRQCPRVEAPAVLMHLDLERVGTHDVSSGESGTTLEPVPGADAIATARTEAGHPALMHD
- a CDS encoding carbohydrate porin, whose translation is MRAAGIARTAIAVVVAGLSCASQAAPTAQDKLLAELKRLAERIEKLEKRNTELETKLAAGAAAPAAALAQRVQALEQANHELNASLASDRISENEPELAIRLKAVEERTNSMGAPTKLASALEGITIEGSVAAVAQQVNGRARDNGERESQLSWRGDLGITLPAGDIGRGTGEFFTQLRMGQGDSFTRLNPTFTGAFNSLAFQAGGGSEETYAIVAQAWYQLTTPLGDSANSPHSVQFTAGKMDPFVFFDQNTIADNEAEKFLNNVFVHNPLLDSGGAVGADNYGFTPGMRLAYRNEMDEPDWWQISLAAFGAGEGAKFGRSFDKPFVIGQLEYGRKDQGFDGNYRLYAWRNGQYEGFDGSRAPATGWGASIDQRVHEDVTLFARYGQATSGKAPFDRAVTVGAELTGNAWGRGADSIGLAWGWLRASKDFRREAAGLLDDEGNFLFGYTPSGAEQVAELYYRWHLNDQLSLTPDLQYVRRAAANRDAKNMTAFGVRALYAF